The genomic window ATATGGAAAAGGGTGGAGAGCTTTGTCTTGGAATGCATTTAAAAGGAAAAAGCTTTGGAATTGTAAATGCAGATGAATGCCAAATAGTAGATGAAGATTACAGAATGGTTTTAAAAACTGTTCTTGATTATTTTAAGGATAAAAATCTTTCTTATTATAGAGTTAGAAGCCACGAAGGATATCTTAGAAATTTAGTTATCAGAAAAGGTAAGAATACAGGAGAAGTTCTTGTAAGTTTGGTTACTACATCTCAAATTAATTTTGATATGAGTGAGATTACTGAACTGATTAAGAATCTAAACTACAAAGGAGAACTTAAAGGAATCCTTCATATAATAAACGATTCTTTGTCTGATGTGGTTCAAGGAGATAGAATAGATATTCTATACGGTCAAGATTATATAATGGAAGAGCTAATGGGACTTAAGTTTAAAATATCACCATTTTCATTCTTCCAAACAAATTCAAAAGGTGCAGAAAAGCTATACTCAATAGTTAGAGAGTTTATGGGGGATGCTAAGGCTAAAGTAGTTTTTGACCTTTACTGTGGTACAGGAACTATAGGACAAATAGCAGCTCACAATGCAGAAAAAGTTATTGGAATAGAACTTATAGAGGAAGCGGTAAAGTCAGCCAATGAAAATGCTGCTTTAAATAATCTTACTAACTGTACATTTATAGCAGGGGATGTAGCTAAGGTTATAAAAGAGGTTAAGGATAAACCAGACATAATAATTTTAGACCCGCCAAGACCAGGAGTGCATCCAGATGCTTTGAAGTATGTAATTGATTTTAATGCTAAGGATATAATATATGTTTCTTGTAATCCGAAGACTTTGGTAAACGATCTTAAAGTCTTGATACAAGCAGGGTATAAGATAGATAAGGTAAAGGCTAAGGACATGTTTCCTCATACCCCTCATATCGAAACTGTGGTGCATCTATACAAGTAATATCAAGGTTTGTGTCAATTAGAATACAAGAAAAGCAATGATTTTCCGCCATTTTTCCGACATGAATTTATATTTGGCGGAAAACTTATTTTACTGATGAAATGATTGATTCAAATCTGTTGACACTATCTGTTTTTAATTTATTTTCAATTTGATATTTTTTATTATGTTTTAATATATTGGTAAGTGTGTTGCCAATTAGAATGGATCTATTTGAACTTTTAGTTTTGGGAGTTCCGAAGAACCATTCTCTTTCTTTTTTATAATTATTTTTTCTACTTTAATAGTTTTTTTCTTGAAATCTATACAATCCCAAGTAAGCCCACAAACTTCAGAAGCTCTCATACCGGTGTGGAAAGCTATTTGTAGAGGGATATAAAAGCTGCTTCCTTGAGGAAATCTAGTTGTAATCTTATTAAAGTCATCTAAAGTAATTATTTTTAAGTCCTCTTTATCTTTTTTAGTTTCATTGTATTTAGGCATACTTACATAGGTCATAGGATTTTTTTTTATAAGCTGATAGGGGTACACTGCTATCCTAAAAGCACCAGATAAAACTCCATAAAATGATTATGATGTAAGCAGTGAGCACCTACAGTGTTTTCTGGCCTTCCTCTAAATGTCTTACCTCTCTTATCTACCAAGAAATGATATCCTATACCACTCCAACCTCGTTCATTTTTGTGGAAGTTATGCACATCAAATACATTCCAAGTTTTATGCTGGATATAGTGAAGTATAATTCCTCTTGTTGATTTTCTTTGACTTAGTGATCTAAAACTTAAGTTGCTTTCTATAATGTTCATAAAATTACCTTCATTCCATATATAATTAAAGTTTGTGTTTCTAAACTTATATATGGTTGGGAAAGGGAGAGTGTAAATGAAAGATTAGATTTAGAGGATAGATATAAATTATAGAAAGGTTAAAGAATTTTATAAGATGATTTTTTTCAATATTGTTATGATATTTATATTATTTTATAAATTATTTTCCCAGTTACAATTTCATATAAAATCCTGTTAAAGCTTGATATTAAAGAGCTGGCAAGTATTTTAATAATCTTCTGTAAAAATTCATAAACGCCTGGTAAAGAAATAAGTAATCCATTGAAAATACAGGCATTTAGGTATATAATAAATTTAAAGAATGGCTTATTTACAGTGGTTGAACCTTAACATGAGATGTATTTAAATATGTCCCAATCAGTAGAACTGGAACTATCTCTGCTTAGTTGAACCTTAACATGAGATGTATTTAAATCAGTTATATTCTTATGAATTTAATGAAAAGTATTTGTTGAACCTTAACATGAGATGTATTTAAATACTATTAAACATGTTATGCTTAATATCAAGAAATAAGTTGAACCTTAACATGAGATGTATTTAAATTTCGATTGTTGTACATTTGTAACATTACCTTGTAAGTTGAACCTTAACATGAGATGTATTTAAATGCTACAAATCTTTGTGTATCATCTTTTATATAATCCGTTGAACCTTAACATGAGATGTATTTAAATACTTATAATTTCTCCTTTTATTTATTTCCGTTTCTGGTTGAACCTTAACATGAGATGTATTTAAATTGCTCTCACCCATCTCCTTCACAATCCTTTTATTGTTGAACCTTAACATGAGATGTATTTAAATAACTTATTGCTTATATTATCGCAATTAGTGTTGTTGTTGAACCTTAACATGAGATGTATTTAAATACCTCTCCAATCTAGCGTAAACTGCCATCCATAAGCGTTGAACCTTAACATGAGATGTATTTAAATTCCAAAACGAGAAACAAGAGGACTTTTAAAGTTTTTGTTGAACCTTAACATGAGATGTATTTAAATTTTATTTCTAAATAACCTTCTTGATTTTTTATGTATGTTGAACCTTAACATGAGATGTATTTAAATATATCCATTGTTGCTTGTATAATCGTTTCTAAATGTTGAACCTTAACATGAGATGTATTTAAATATTATTTCTGAATCCCACATTTAAAAATCCTTTCTTGTTGAACCTTAACATGAGATGTATTTAAATTTTAATCACCCCTCACTTTAGCTTTTCTATAACAATGTTGAACCTTAACATGAGATGTATTTAAATTATATCTTACCTCACTTTTATTTATTTGATACGTTTGGTTGAACCTTAACATGAGATGTATTTAAATATAAAAGGTTTAGTAGGAGCAGCTGCAGGAATTGGAGTTGAACCTTAACATGAGATGTATTTAAATAACAATTTGGAAAGCTTGCGAAGGTATAATTAAAAGTTGAACCTTAACATGAGATGTATTTAAATCTGTCGTGCCGACCGTGTTAAGAGAGTACATATGTCTTTGAACCTTAACATGAGATGTATTTAAATAAATCTTTTCTCTCACACAAGAACTCTTTTGGATGTTGAACCTTAACATGAGATGTATTTAAATGTATATTTATGTTCAGACATTATACCTTTTTTCTTTGTTGAACCATAACATAGGATGTATTAAATATAAGGAACAGAAGTGTAATTACATCTCTTCCTAAAGAAGAGAATATGTAATTAAAAACTGTTCACAATGGAAAAACCCCCATCGTGAGCATTTT from Clostridium sp. MB40-C1 includes these protein-coding regions:
- the rlmD gene encoding 23S rRNA (uracil(1939)-C(5))-methyltransferase RlmD, with translation MRKRKVYDLLIEETEFPGFGVAYHDDKKVLVKNALPGQKIKGFVHKYKGGVAQAKINEILEDVDYKIDAKCPVFEMCGGCSHQFISYEKQLEFKKEQVLKLFKDAGITDFEFLGIEGSPEVWEYRNKMEFTFGDMEKGGELCLGMHLKGKSFGIVNADECQIVDEDYRMVLKTVLDYFKDKNLSYYRVRSHEGYLRNLVIRKGKNTGEVLVSLVTTSQINFDMSEITELIKNLNYKGELKGILHIINDSLSDVVQGDRIDILYGQDYIMEELMGLKFKISPFSFFQTNSKGAEKLYSIVREFMGDAKAKVVFDLYCGTGTIGQIAAHNAEKVIGIELIEEAVKSANENAALNNLTNCTFIAGDVAKVIKEVKDKPDIIILDPPRPGVHPDALKYVIDFNAKDIIYVSCNPKTLVNDLKVLIQAGYKIDKVKAKDMFPHTPHIETVVHLYK
- a CDS encoding N-acetylmuramoyl-L-alanine amidase encodes the protein MNIIESNLSFRSLSQRKSTRGIILHYIQHKTWNVFDVHNFHKNERGWSGIGYHFLVDKRGKTFRGRPENTVGAHCLHHNHFMEFYLVLLG
- a CDS encoding tyrosine-type recombinase/integrase, with protein sequence MTYVSMPKYNETKKDKEDLKIITLDDFNKITTRFPQGSSFYIPLQIAFHTGMRASEVCGLTWDCIDFKKKTIKVEKIIIKKKENGSSELPKLKVQIDPF